A stretch of the Aphis gossypii isolate Hap1 chromosome 2, ASM2018417v2, whole genome shotgun sequence genome encodes the following:
- the LOC114129576 gene encoding ubiquitin carboxyl-terminal hydrolase puf isoform X4, with translation MYRVFKAIKTIDASAKNDFSCVILSKSEVNQLVVFVQAFMQRQCLGGFQDRKNYEQFQWITQCFVLLMTNLLKSYKGQDNIIYPARDDDDAESSRKWENLLANFKDEELQWTLAEMEKPLHLMTKVFLMNFPLYVAVKQYPHYKTEEVTQQEVSAMNHYCDVQEIDMPLLLLRTVNMFCRVGGLEAIMSCFDYESLPLTIANPIVILACNVKLWLNYHTNVHVFVPLRSKVLRFMCNLSDKELRTPAAKTMADFMWSSNKDGHTSNLDKDGLELAFKYFTSPTLTMRLAGISQINSHIGSLNELVHVTAATLSTSSQSNDMVTIEQIGHNLATWLVHRKIISHVFGPNLHVEVIKQCSITLNFLASEGKITNEHIDTIWQAAQLKHCSKQVFDLLPGFIKHLEPAPVLHLYHLLRKLEPKEHTEQSLFLASALTKFIWSSMATTARSHEFSIPKMSRIVSIRDGRRIVRSNDMSTSENSASLNSNSEGESSDERSDMSDGPTPRKKPKKENIFVYSDNESLVLEGAKIEEIDDDFDINEKDIIRPSKPLGMCKIRHCVRKKAMRDTRMRVMKPCNSSDEDSDKVQINHCKLVKGSKLQKPRGKINNHKKIRNLKMRCIRTDCTEDDSESEGEEDDDEEDEDEDEDIEDEDSESMEAMEIGISPIDTTSDQQVPSTLINRQMLEDYSGDENSMSSRMSNKSDKNMADFDGEDSGCDEELLQLAARAQTHLSTQQLNHMAFHSNFQTSKNVHPCTQNITTTISNQFNIENVCKPGSTLLWDLLQDDNITLLGESLALEAEKALFNLVCFNTDRAIRMKFIEGCLENIQKNKSVVISLRLLPKLFASFHQFRGASLANLNVGMDTRQVTLWAVKHHSMIDRVFNNFREYCKQHADNSFEDSGFYSHQIHIEARLQFLTHIYSSIGLPDTIKLTIDELDTLWNCLVSDEICRDELFNWLLRQVRCREQHTFNVETLTHLYCEKLLSLAPESYTMTALSLFTQLCNMAQQQVSSDYLLLARNGHAAAMEHLSRIALKASNNDVSMAAIQYINNYYMMNLQLDKEDKFISECVSNLSVAADTLNDKEESSLLYIQRALLLLKTHLETFKRKYAYHLRKWTLEGHGIMSHVIQNDKNAATIRLNISPAMLDEKLTLDMPSTDYIADMRAEIAHWWESQNDNLAVQKISSDGNIRMIALGQEITSDFDEKTIQETGLKDNQIIYLSLSTSRKKKLGDQDLPGSTQFVPTKESSPTLLLLQPKNFEVLFGLMHTLGSMKTIDEEENELLHGKAQVLSRSVWDILTILPTSPSMLECFKHFPTHESKEKCQVWLKKDLDPSNLQKLMYSLYIVESLVQVGVEKNSDEDEMMLEVSTNGLSNSWGEYFIEKGGLEHLFTILLSGTLQGNSEWHQDCLAHLLKLLCQLGVSPNDRRQLDQFEGLGFDPYFRPRKSHIKKQANLVVPKLNKEMLKLMKIDLVIPRLMSILNELSYPGHPKDIKTGFWGRAQVIHFLMTLVLSWSHSVNGICEALLESNQFSMWLCNLVLEDPDPLVRHEICVALYRLCAVPPANRTAATLLLSQLIKFLDKAECMQPQNIRHENSMRITDEDKLNYGPACRDYFWLMCRLVNCLPNDIIQESIKFPPKCIIDIEALAIRVWESIASRDFIETHYSGLQDDGLIGLLNLMSNILGHKPPFKFSKHSHKVLDTVFEFLFALPDPQNRQLPKCKSESARSSAYDLLVELVKETPKNYEYLYKKLLEQHSNDLNRLPYLWDYWPHDDGRSSCGYVGLTNLGATCYMASCMQHLFMMPQARRSILEAKCDESNKHASILVELKRMFAYLLESERKTYNPRSFCKVYTMDQQLLNTGEQKDMAEFFIDLVSKLEEMTPELKTLVKTLFGGVISNNVVSLDCDHVSRTLEEFYTVRCQVADMRNLYESLDEVTLKDTLDGDNMYTCSQCEKKVRAEKRACFKKLPQILCFNTMRYTFNMVTMMKEKVNTHFSFPMILDMSGYVEKHLMPQHYLEEKEMNENKGTERLDENYQYELIGVTVHTGTADGGHYYSFIRNRERTNKSQTPSTDQWYLFNDAEVKLFDASQLAAECFGGEMTSKTYDSVTDKYMDLSFEKTNSAYMLFYELVKPTDPEIEEHNTSNDIEMCPPIKLSSELEGWIWRDNRQFLQDKNIFESAYFQFMWQICACIPQSLEDTDELAELATKLTSAFFLETYIHAKERSTLMQWTDLLTKQFSASQSGSEWFLQQMSVDGWWPLKIFIKCPNQIIRQTFLKLCMHVIQQTRPYICFFNDTFMNNDKSEYMKPCVSCLTSFIRTVVSLMEQNIKNCIRNMTEYFAMLHEFSKLGDEESKFLIAIQCITTVVNFYLSLKGHEFNDNPNNINGADCEEEEEDIIPMSNADRNKPPLSLEKLIALVVSLVEKSRNISGQLELSDNDLYVLQGMKGFPFIIQQVKDNTNLHMTKNLIFSLCRNDSSQKNALLANEIISQILNIIQKNVNNSEITQPFFKMLTLLSEGSVSGNGGLPSFTEFILRLLWQSTENGPQVALEWLGLQVPRNKQVSAWVLNGMDTWVERFLLAHGNARVRSAASMLLVSLVPNTQFRQAYRSARGMCTLQKEVLLASDAKETLHEIFKFLLNLLKMAKEYTDTTQHGSSKLTAYFVLLNYFLISRTEKLMFGPHLVELWQLFHPKLSEPAIAIHHNKQSLLMLFYNVLSDCIENVQILVQDPYFVKNIAFNYILADHDDQEVVIFNRTMLPAYYGLLRICCQHSRIFSRQLAGHQNISWAFKNISPHPTQYAAAVDELFKLLQLFIKKFPDSTDQEIIEINQYRRETIQLYVSNLDGKAGWGTLIPVAKILLENDEDKLYFIHNRGLEMCFEGFQTLHNMYHEATACHVTGDLIDMLALIVDITKCLQKSHEQNKLTEKETPRTIILTYKEWPDLLRKLVTLLNTYNPKEMRQSVLDLLKVLVVLMPMEVINVLQPILTHCHAVCMDSNNGMPIGPYFPRRGHKVPMLSLKSNTRPIRPMVQMALTHNQLDLTKGCDPHYDTELSAFYAPYHDFIDVMCRTAVNNDCLTEPLVALNAMIGYESIPLHHTFFPKFWLDVHNMNGSNLPYLRLLSKNNYFVDYLESTLIEERLSLNNDVIYDFVRTFFPEMAASVLSHHTFELLESVIYNLPNDLEKLGELETEKRMLSNLRALRVCSLVKPPVQELKVVLNNIKMAAQKLIDKMCPSTSEETDEKDEDEQLSLLRSIEITATEFIDAIPLPKHENLPSDLEDKDIAGPPDKT, from the exons TTGCAAATCCAATTGTTATACTTGCTTGTAATGTAAAACTATGGCTAAACTATCATACAAATGTTCATGTATTTGTTCCATTGAGGTCAAAAGTTCTAAGGTTTATGTGTAACTTATCTGATAAGGAATTGAGAACTCCTGCAGCTAAAACTATGGctg attttatgtGGAGTTCAAACAAGGATGGACATACTTCTAATTTAGATAAAGATGGTCTTGAATTggcatttaagtattttacatcCCCGACTTTAACGATGAGGCTAGCAGGAATATCTCAAATCAATAGCCATATAGGATCCTTAAATGAACTTGTTCATGTGACTGCAGCAACATTATCAACATCATCACAATCCAATGATATGGTTACTATCGAACAGATTGGACACAATTTAGCAACTTGGCTTGTTCATCGTAAAATTATATCTCATGTATTTGGGCCAAATTTACATGTTGAA gtAATTAAACAGTGTAGTAttacacttaattttttagcTTCAGAAGGTAAAATTACTAATGAACATATTGATACAATTTGGCAAGCAGCACAGTTAAAACATTGTAGTAAAcaagtttttgatttattacctGGTTTTATCAAACACTTAGAACCTGCTCCTGTTTTACACTTATATCATTTACTAAGAAAATTAGAACCAAAAGAGCATACTGaacaa agCTTATTTTTGGCATCAGCTCTTACCAAATTTATTTGGTCAAGTATGGCAACTACAGCACGAAGTCATGAATTTTCCATTCCAAAAATGTCAAGGATTGTAAGTATACGTGATGGCCGTAGAATAGTGCGTTCTAATGATATGAGTACATCAGAAAATAGTGCTAGTCTTAATAGCAATTCTGAGGGTGAATCTAGTGATGAACGAAGTGATATGAGCGATGGTCCAACTCCTAggaaaaaacctaaaaaagaaaacatttttgtttattctgATAATG aatcatTAGTTTTAGAAGGAGCAAAAATAGAAGAAATAGATGatgattttgatattaatgaaaaagatattattagaCCATCTAAACCATTAGGTATGTGCAAAATAAGGCATTGTGTCAGAAAGAAAGCAATGAGAGATACAAGAATGAGAGTTATGAAACCATGTAACTCTAGTGATGAAGATTCAGATAAAGttcaaataaatcattgtaaactAGTAAAAGGAAGCAAACTTCAAAAACCAAgaggaaaaattaataacc acaaaaaaatacgaaatctTAAAATGAGATGTATTAGAACTGATTGTACTGAAGATGATTCTGAATCTGAAGGCGAAGAAGACGATGACGAGGAAGATGAAGATGAAGATGAAGATATTGAAGATGAAGATAGTGAATCAATGGAAGCCATGGAAATTGGAATATCACCCATTGATACTACTTCAGACCAGCAAGTACCATCTACACTTATAAATAGACAAATGCTAGAAGATTATAGTGGAGATGAGAACAGTATGTCATCACGTATGTCAAATAAATCTGACAAAAATATGGCTGATTTTGATGGAGAGGATTCTGGCTGTGACGAGGAATTATTGCAACTTGCTGCACGTGCTCAGACTCACTTATCAACACAACAGTTAAACCATATGGCATTCCATTCTAATTTTCAAACCAGTAAAAATGTGCATCCTTGTACtcaaaatataactacaaCAATATCTAACCAGTTCAATAtagaaaatgtttgtaaaccTGGTTCAACTTTATTGTGGGATTTACTTCaagatgataatatt acaCTCTTGGGTGAATCATTAGCTTTGGAAGCAGAAAAAGCattgtttaatttagtatGTTTTAATACTGATCGTGCTATCCGAATGAAATTTATTGAAGGCTGTTTAgagaatatacaaaaaaataa atctGTAGTTATTTCATTAAGATTATTACCTAAGCTGTTTGCATCGTTTCATCAATTCCGAGGAGCTTCATTAGCTAACCTTAATGTTGGGATGGATACCCGTCAGGTGACTCTCTGGGCTGTTAAACATCACAGTATGATTGATCgagtatttaacaattttcggGAGTATTGTAAACAACATGCCGATAACTCATTTGAAGATTCAGGATTTTACTCTCATCAAATTCATATAGAAGCTAGGTTACAATTTTTGACTCATATATATTCTTCAATTGGACTTCCAGATACTATTAA GCTAACTATTGATGAACTGGATACATTATGGAATTGTTTGGTATCTGATGAAATTTGTCgagatgaattatttaattggttaTTACGTCAAGTCCGTTGTCGGGAACaacatacatttaatgttGAAACTTTGACACATTTGTACTgtgaaaaattgttatcattagCACCAGAAAGTTATACTATGACTGCTCTCAGCTTATTTACACAACTATGTAATATGGCTCAACAACAGGTATCCAGTGATTATTTGTTGTTAGCAAGAAATGGACATGCAGCTGCTATGGAACACTTATCAAGAATTGCATTAAAAGCATCAAATAATG ATGTAAGCATGGCtgctatacagtatataaacaattattatatgatgaaTTTACAACTTGATAAGGAAGACAAGTTTATTAGTGAGTGTGTATCAAATTTGTCTGTAGCTGCTGATACTTTAAATGATAAAGAAGAATCCAGTCTTCTTTATATACAACGGGCtttgttacttttaaaaactcaTTTAGAAACATTTAAGAGAAAGTATGCTTATCATTTAAGAAAATGGACTTTAGAAGGACATGGTATTATGAGCCATGTAATTCAGAATGATAAAAATGCAGCAactattagattaaatatcaGTCCTGCTATGTTAGATGAAAAATTAACTCTTGACATGCCTAGTACAGACTATATAGCTGATATGAGAGCTGAAATAGCTCATTGGTGGGAAAGTCAGAATGATAATTTAGCTGTTCAAAAAATATCTTCAGATGGTAATATACGAATGATTGCATTAGGCCAAGAAATAACATcagattttgatgaaaaaaccATTCAAGAAACTGGATTAAAAGATAaccaa ataatatacttatcatTGAGTACTTCTCGTAAGAAGAAACTTGGTGACCAAGATTTACCAGGATCTACGCAATTTGTACCAACTAAAGAGAGTTCACCGACATTATTGCTTTTGCAGCCTAAAAACTTTGAAGTACTGTTTGGTCTCATGCATACTCTTGGATCAATGAAAACAATTGATGAAGaagaa aATGAATTATTACACGGAAAAGCTCAAGTATTATCAAGAAGTGTTTGGGATATTTTGACTATTCTTCCAACTAGTCCTTCAATGTTAGAATGTTTTAAACACTTTCCGACTCAtgaatcaaaagaaaaatgtcaagtttggttaaaaaaagatttagatccatcaaatttacaaaaattaatgtattcattatatattgtcGAGTCATTAGTTCAGGTAggtgttgaaaaaaattcagaTGAAGATGAAATGATGTTAgag gtatcaaCAAATGGATTATCTAATTCTTGgggtgaatattttattgaaaaaggaGGTTTAGAACATCTCTTTACTATTTTGTTATCCG gtaCACTTCAGGGTAACAGTGAATGGCATCAAGATTGCTTGGctcatttacttaaattacttTGTCAACTTGGTGTGTCACCAAATGATAGGCGGCAGTTAGATCAATTTGAAGGACTAGGTTTTGATCCTTATTTTCGGCCAAGAAAATCACACATTAAAAAGCAAGCTAATCTAGTTGTGCCAAAACTTaacaaa gaaaTGTTAAAACTTATGAAGATAGATTTGGTGATACCTAGATTGATGAGTATTTTAAATGAGTTATCTTATCCTGGACACCCTAAAGATATAAAAACTGGCTTTTGGGGTCGTGCTcaagttattcattttttaatgactttaGTTTTATCGTGGTCTCACAGTGTAAATGGTATTTGTGAAGCACTTTTAGAATCTAATCAATTCTCCATGTGGCTTTGCAATCTCGTTCTTGAAGATCCAGATCCATTAGTTAGACATGAAATATGTGTTGCGTTATATCGACTTTGCGCTGTACCTCCAGCAAATCGTACCGCAGCTACATTACTTTTATCTCAGTTAATTAAGTTCCTAGATAAGGCTGAATGCATGCAACCACAAAATATAAGACATGaa AATTCAATGAGGATTACTGATGAAGATAAACTTAATTATGGACCAGCTTGCCGAGATTATTTTTGGCTTATGTGTCGACTTGTTAATTGCTTACCAAATGACATCATTCAAG aaagtattaaatttccaccaaaatgtattattgatattgaagCATTGGCAATACGTGTTTGGGAATCAATTGCATCTAgagattttattgaaacacaTTATAGTGGCCTCCAGGATGATGGTTTAATTGGActcttaaatttaatgtcaaaTATACTGGGACATAAACCtccttttaaatttagtaaacatAGTCATAAAGTTTTAGACACG gttTTTGAGTTCTTGTTTGCTTTGCCTGATCCTCAGAATCGACAGTTGCCTAAATGTAAATCTGAAAGTGCTCGATCTTCAGCTTATGATTTATTAGTTGAATTAGTAAAAGAAACTCCCaaaaactatgaatatttatacaaaaaattattagaacagCATAgtaatg atttAAATCGACTTCCATATTTATGGGATTATTGGCCTCATGATGATGGTCGATCTAGTTGTGGGTATGTTGGTTTAACAAATCTTGGTGCCACTTGTTATATGGCCTCTTGTATGcagcatttatttatgatgCCACAAGCAAGACGATCTATACTTGAAGCAAAATGTGATGAGTCTAATAAACATGCATCCATATTGGTCGAGCTAAAGAGAATGTTCGCTTATTTATtg gAAAGCGaaagaaaaacttataatcCTCGTAGCTTTTGTAAAGTTTATACAATGGATCAACAACTTTTAAATACTGGTGAACAAAAGGACATGgctgaattttttattgaccTTGTATCTAAACTAGAAGAAATGACTCCTGAATTAAAAACACTTGTTAAAACATTGTTTGGAGGTGTAATTAGCAATAATGTTGTTTCATTG GATTGTGACCATGTTAGTAGAACTTTAGAAGAGTTTTACACTGTAAGATGTCAAGTAGCGGATATGAGAAATTTGTATGAATCTCTCGATGAAGTTACATTAAAAGATACTTTAGATGgggataatatgtatacttgtTCTCAGTGTGAGAAGAAAGTTCGTGCAGAAAAAAG GGcttgtttcaaaaaattaccACAAATTCtttgttttaatacaatgagatatacatttaatatggtAACTATGATGAAAGAAAAAGTAAACACCCACTTTTCATTTCCCATGATACTTGACATGTCTGGGTATGTTGAAAAACACTTGATGCCTCAGCATTATCTGGAAGAAAAAgaaatgaatgaaaataaaggAACAGAGCGATTGGATGAAAACTATCAATATGAACTAATTGGTGTTACAGTTCATACAGGAACAGCAGATGGGGGTCATTATTATAGCTTTATACGAAACCGAGAACGTACAAATAAGTCTCAAACACCAAGTACTGATCAATGgtatttattcaatgatgcagaagtaaaattgtttgatgCTAGCCAGTTAGCAGCTGAATGCTTTGGTGGAGAAATGACG agtaAAACCTATGATTCAGTAACAGACAAGTACATGGACTTgagttttgaaaaaacaaacagtgcttatatgttattttatgaactTGTTAAGCCAACAGATCCAGAAATTGAAGAACATAATACTTCTAATGATATAGAAATGTGTCCaccaataaaattaagtagtgAATTAGAAGGATGGATTTGGAGAGATAATAGACAATTTTtacaagataaaaatatatttgaaagtgCTTATTTTCA ATTTATGTGGCAAATATGTGCATGTATTCCTCAATCTTTAGAAGATACAGATGAATTAGCTGAACTTGCTACAAAATTAACTTCagctttttttttggaaacttATATACATGCTAAAGAACGT tctaCTTTAATGCAATGGACAGACTTGTTAACTAAGCAGTTTAGTGCTTCACAATCGGGTTCTGAATGGTTTCTACAACAAATGAGTGTTGATGGATGGTGGCcacttaagatttttattaaatgtccaaatcaaataataagacAGACATTTCTTAAATTGTGTATGCATGTAATTCAGCAAACTag gccatatatttgttttttcaatgatacttttatgaataatgataaaagtGAATATATGAAACCTTGTGTATCATGTCTAACTTCATTTATCCGTACAGTAGTATCttta atggaacaaaatatcaaaaattgtattcgtaATATGACTGAATATTTTGCAATGTTACATGAATTTAGTAAATTAGGTGATGAAGAAAGCAAATTTCTGATAGCTATTCAATGTATTACTACAGTTGTTAACTTTTACTTGAGTTTAAAAGGACATGAATTT aatgataatcctaataatattaatggtgCTGACTGTGAAGAGGAAGAAGAAGACATAATTCCAATGTCAAATGCAGATCGAAATAAGCCACCTTTATctcttgaaaaattaattgctCTAGTAGTTTCATTGGTAGAAAAATCAAGAAATATTAGTGGTCAATTAGAGCTATCAGACAATGATTTGTATGTTTTACAAGGAATGAag gggTTTCCATTTATAATTCAACAAGTGAaagataatacaaatttacacatgacaaaaaatcttatattttctttatgcCGTAATGATTCATCACAAAAGAATGCTTTACTTGCTAATGAAATTATCagccaaattttaaatatcatacaaaaaaatgttaataattctGAA ATTACTCAgccatttttcaaaatgttaactttacTATCTGAAGGTAGTGTTAGTGGTAATGGTGGATTACCATCTTTTACTGAATTCATATTAAGACTTTTATGGCAGTCAACTGAAAATGGGCCCCAAGTAGCATTAGAATGGCTTGGTCTCCAAGTGCCTCGAAACAAGCAAGTATCTGCTTGGGTACTTAATGGTATGGACACATGGGTTGAACGATTTTTATTAGCACATGGAAATGCTCGAGTTCGATCAG ctgCCAGTATGTTATTGGTATCATTGGTTCCAAATACTCAATTTCGACAAGCATATAGATCAGCAAGGGGCATGTGTACATTACAAAAAGAAGTATTATTGGCATCAGATGCAAAGGAAACACTGcatgaaatattcaaatttcttttaaatctcTTAAAAATGGCTAAAGAATATACAGATACAACCCAACATGGATCATCTAAACTAACTGCCTACTTTGTTTTgctcaattattttttgatatcaagaacagaaaaattaatg tttgGACCACATTTAGTTGAACTTTGGCAATTATTTCATCCAAAACTTTCTGAACCAGCCATAGCAATACATCATAACAAACAAAGCTTATTGATGTTATTCTATAATGTTTTATCAGATTGTATAGAAAATGTGCAAATACTTGTTCAAGATCCGTactttgtgaaaaatatagcattcaattatatttt AGCTGATCATGACGACCAAGAAGTGGTAATTTTCAATCGCACCATGTTACCAGCATATTATGGCCTTTTAAGAATATGTTGTCAACATTCTAGAATATTTTCTAGGCAATTGGCTGGGCATCAAAATATTAGTTGGGCTTTTAAGAACATTTCTCCACACCCTACTCAATATGCAGCT gcTGTTGATGAATTGTTTAAACTATtgcaactatttattaaaaaattcccGGATTCAACTGATcaagaaattattgaaataaaccaATATAGAAGAGAAACAATACAGTTATATGTATCAAACTTAGATGGAAAAGCTGGCTGGGGTACTTTAATACCAGTTGCTAAAATTCTTTTGGAAAATGATgaggataaattatattttattcataaccgTGGCTTGGAAATGTGTTttgaa GGTTTTCAAACATTACATAACATGTACCATGAAGCTACTGCTTGCCATGTAACTGGTGACTTAATTGATATGCTTGCCTTAATTGTTGATATCACAAAGTGTTTACAAAAAAGTCATGAACAGAACAAATTGACTGAAAAAGAAACACcacgtactataatattgacttATAAAGAATGGCCAGATTTGTTAAGAAAATTAGTTACATtacttaatacatacaatCCTAAAGAAATGAGACAATCAGTATTAG atctaCTTAAAGTACTTGTTGTATTAATGCCTATGGAAGTTATTAATGTACTTCAACCAATATTAACACATTGCCATGCTGTATGTATGGACAGTAATAATGGTATGCCTATTGGTCCATATTTTCCTCGTCGTGGACATAAAGTGCCCATGCTaagtttaaaatcaaacacTAGGCCTATTAGACCTATGGTTCAAATGGCTTTAACACATAACCAATTAGACTTAACTaaa ggcTGTGATCCTCATTATGATACAGAATTATCTGCATTTTATGCACCATATCACGATTTTATTGATGTGATGTGTCGTACTGCTGTTAATAATGACTGTTTGACTGAACCTCTTGTAGCACTTAATGCAATGATTGGTTATGAATCTATTCCTTTACATCATACTTTTTTCCCAAAGTTTTGGCtcgatgtacataatatgaat ggttCTAACTTACCGTATTTAAGAttgttatctaaaaataattactttgtgGACTATTTGGAATCTACACTTATTGAGGAACgtctaagtttaaataatgatgttatatatgattttgttAGAACTTTTTTTCCGGAG ATGGCTGCTAGTGTACTATCACATCACACTTTTGAATTATTGGAAAGTGTTATATATAACTTGCCAAATGACTTGGAAAAATTGGGTGAATTAGAAACTGAAAAAAGGATGTTATCTAATCTAAGGGCTCTAAGAGTTTGCTCTTTAGTTAAACCTCCTGTTCAAGAACTTAAAGTAgtactaaacaatattaaaatggcAGCTCAAAAACTAATAGACAAAATGTGCCCTTCAACTtcag aagaaACCGATGAAAAAGATGAAGATGAACAGTTATCATTATTACGTAGTATTGAAATTACTGCTACTGAATTTATAGATGCCATTCCCTTACCAAAACATGAAAATTTGCCTAGCGACTTGGAAGATAAAGACATTGCTGGGCCACCAGATAAGACTTAA